The following are encoded in a window of Rosa chinensis cultivar Old Blush chromosome 4, RchiOBHm-V2, whole genome shotgun sequence genomic DNA:
- the LOC112195748 gene encoding transcription factor bHLH30, protein MMCGKKEDQGECSQSHHHQQVQNFQEQLLLQQQQQMMQQQQQNHNELYGRGLISPHDQAPPPILQPWTLPPIHAFNPAHFPVRGDNNIDPFLVPPPAPSSSYASFFNRRGAPSLQFTYDGSSSDHHHLRILSEALGPMVQPGSAPFGLQAELGKLTAQEIMDAKALAASKSHSEAERRRRERINNHLAKLRSLLPSTTKTDKASLLAEVIQHVKELKRQTSVIAETSPVPTETDELIVDDASDEEGKFVIKASLCCEDRSDLLPDLIKTLKALRLRTLKAEITTLGGRVKNVLFITGEEDSSSSEEQQQQQYCISSIQEALKAVMEKSGGGDDSNSSGSVKRQRTTNNTNINIL, encoded by the exons ATGATGTGTGGAAAGAAAGAAGATCAAGGCGAGTGTTCACAGagtcatcatcatcaacaagTCCAAAACTTTCAAGAGCAGTTGCttctccaacaacaacaacagatgatgcaacaacaacaacaaaaccacAACGAATTGTACGGTCGGGGATTGATTTCCCCCCATGATCAAGCTCCACCTCCAATCCTGCAGCCATGGACCCTCCCTCCGATCCACGCTTTCAACCCGGCCCACTTTCCTGTCCGAGGGGACAACAACATCGACCCATTTCTAGTCCCTCCTCCAGCTCCCTCATCATCCTATGCCAGTTTCTTCAACAGAAGAGGAGCTCCATCACTACAGTTCACGTACGACGGTTCATCATCCGATCATCACCACCTCAGAATTTTATCGGAGGCGCTAGGACCGATGGTCCAGCCCGGTTCGGCTCCTTTCGGTCTTCAAGCCGAGCTGGGGAAGTTGACAGCCCAAGAAATCATGGATGCCAAGGCACTCGCAGCTTCCAAAAGTCACAGCGAGgccgaaagaagaagaagagagagaataaatAACCACCTTGCTAAGCTGCGCAGCCTATTACCCAGCACCACGAAA ACAGACAAAGCCTCATTGCTAGCCGAAGTGATACAACATGTGAAGGAGCTGAAACGGCAGACGTCTGTAATAGCAGAGACCAGTCCGGTGCCGACCGAAACAGACGAGCTGATCGTGGACGACGCGTCGGACGAGGAGGGCAAGTTCGTAATCAAAGCCTCGCTGTGTTGCGAGGACCGGTCGGATCTGTTGCCTGATCTCATCAAGACACTCAAGGCATTACGTTTGAGAACATTGAAAGCTGAGATCACAACGTTAGGTGGACGCGTGAAGAATGTTTTATTCATCACCGGAGAAGAAGATTCAAGTAGTAGCGAAGAGCAGCAGCAACAGCAGTACTGTATAAGCTCGATACAAGAAGCGCTCAAGGCTGTGATGGAGAAGAGCGGCGGAGGAGACGACTCTAATTCTTCAGGCAGTGTTAAACGGCAAAGGACTACTAATAATACCAACATCAATATCCTctaa